Proteins encoded within one genomic window of Brassica rapa cultivar Chiifu-401-42 chromosome A09, CAAS_Brap_v3.01, whole genome shotgun sequence:
- the LOC103838804 gene encoding probable long-chain-alcohol O-fatty-acyltransferase 7 isoform X2 has protein sequence MEKELNSLVKVGVSTIMSVSYCFFLPPRIKSGFFRLVSILPVCVLFLVLPLFLSFPLFSSPAAILLILADLKLILFSFDQGPLSPLPSNIFLFTCFTCFPIQRQKNPKPQAGGQDQMHTWIFAIKVVLLGVLLHLYHWKTLPPIMLLGLYPPFLYVLLEVSLTLFRILLTIILKCNLEPHFKEPYLATSLQDFWGRRWNLLVSASLRACVYTPVRRVCQHLMCSDDSAMLISVLATFIVSVGEVAVKRTAFAQRWVVRQMLSRLLTVGFVVVTTWWLFFPPWIRSNVTEKCFNEASLLIDFLRRKLIFLYLKTQVISVN, from the exons ATGGAGAAAGAACTGAATAGCTTGGTGAAAGTAGGGGTTTCAACGATAATGTCGGTATCTTATTGTTTCTTTTTGCCACCTAGAATCAAATCTGGTTTTTTCCGTTTAGTCTCTATTCTCCCTGTAtgtgttttgtttcttgttcttcCTCTGTTCTTGTCCTTTCCACTTTTCTCTTCCCCCGCAGCAATTTTGCTAATACTTGCCGATTTGAAACTCATCCTCTTTTCCTTTGATCAAGGTCCTCTTTCTCCACTACCCTCAAACATCTTCTTATTCACATGTTTCACTTGTTTCCCCATCCAGCGTCAAAAGAACCCTAAACCTCAAGCAGGAGGTCAGGATCAAATGCACACATGGATTTTCGCAATTAAAGTTGTACTCTTAGGTGTATTGTTACATTTATATCACTGGAAAACCCTTCCTCCCATTATGCTATTGGGTCTCTATCCACcgtttttatatgttttacttGAGGTTTCCCTAACGCTCTTCAGAATTTTGTTGACTATCATTCTTAAATGCAATCTAGAGCCACATTTTAAGGAACCATACTTAGCCACGTCTCTTCAAGACTTCTGGGGACGCCGATGGAACCTCCTAGTCTCTGCAAGTCTCCGGGCATGCGTCTACACTCCTGTGCGGCGTGTCTGCCAACACCTAATGTGTTCTGATGATTCTGCAATGTTAATTAGTGTTTTGGCGACTTTCATAGTCTCTG TCGGGGAAGTGGCGGTGAAAAGGACTGCGTTTGCACAGAGGTGGGTGGTGAGACAGATGTTATCACGGCTGCTAACGGTGGGTTTTGTGGTTGTGACCACTTGGTGGCTGTTTTTCCCTCCTTGGATTCGTAGTAACGTGACGGAGAAATGCTTCAATGAAGCCTCATTGCTCATTGATTTCCTAAGACGcaagttaatttttttgtacCTTAAGACGCAGGTTATTTCAGTGAACTAA
- the LOC103838804 gene encoding probable long-chain-alcohol O-fatty-acyltransferase 7 isoform X1, with the protein MEKELNSLVKVGVSTIMSVSYCFFLPPRIKSGFFRLVSILPVCVLFLVLPLFLSFPLFSSPAAILLILADLKLILFSFDQGPLSPLPSNIFLFTCFTCFPIQRQKNPKPQAGGQDQMHTWIFAIKVVLLGVLLHLYHWKTLPPIMLLGLYPPFLYVLLEVSLTLFRILLTIILKCNLEPHFKEPYLATSLQDFWGRRWNLLVSASLRACVYTPVRRVCQHLMCSDDSAMLISVLATFIVSVCTVGEVAVKRTAFAQRWVVRQMLSRLLTVGFVVVTTWWLFFPPWIRSNVTEKCFNEASLLIDFLRRKLIFLYLKTQVISVN; encoded by the exons ATGGAGAAAGAACTGAATAGCTTGGTGAAAGTAGGGGTTTCAACGATAATGTCGGTATCTTATTGTTTCTTTTTGCCACCTAGAATCAAATCTGGTTTTTTCCGTTTAGTCTCTATTCTCCCTGTAtgtgttttgtttcttgttcttcCTCTGTTCTTGTCCTTTCCACTTTTCTCTTCCCCCGCAGCAATTTTGCTAATACTTGCCGATTTGAAACTCATCCTCTTTTCCTTTGATCAAGGTCCTCTTTCTCCACTACCCTCAAACATCTTCTTATTCACATGTTTCACTTGTTTCCCCATCCAGCGTCAAAAGAACCCTAAACCTCAAGCAGGAGGTCAGGATCAAATGCACACATGGATTTTCGCAATTAAAGTTGTACTCTTAGGTGTATTGTTACATTTATATCACTGGAAAACCCTTCCTCCCATTATGCTATTGGGTCTCTATCCACcgtttttatatgttttacttGAGGTTTCCCTAACGCTCTTCAGAATTTTGTTGACTATCATTCTTAAATGCAATCTAGAGCCACATTTTAAGGAACCATACTTAGCCACGTCTCTTCAAGACTTCTGGGGACGCCGATGGAACCTCCTAGTCTCTGCAAGTCTCCGGGCATGCGTCTACACTCCTGTGCGGCGTGTCTGCCAACACCTAATGTGTTCTGATGATTCTGCAATGTTAATTAGTGTTTTGGCGACTTTCATAGTCTCTG TTTGCACAGTCGGGGAAGTGGCGGTGAAAAGGACTGCGTTTGCACAGAGGTGGGTGGTGAGACAGATGTTATCACGGCTGCTAACGGTGGGTTTTGTGGTTGTGACCACTTGGTGGCTGTTTTTCCCTCCTTGGATTCGTAGTAACGTGACGGAGAAATGCTTCAATGAAGCCTCATTGCTCATTGATTTCCTAAGACGcaagttaatttttttgtacCTTAAGACGCAGGTTATTTCAGTGAACTAA